A region of Halopiger xanaduensis SH-6 DNA encodes the following proteins:
- a CDS encoding DUF7837 family putative zinc-binding protein, producing MSTTNSPSLGTCPFCHAEITSSNVILEYETATGPTVYAECPECRDVVTPE from the coding sequence ATGTCCACGACAAACTCGCCATCGCTCGGCACCTGTCCGTTCTGCCACGCCGAGATCACATCCAGCAACGTGATCCTCGAGTACGAGACAGCGACCGGACCGACAGTATACGCTGAGTGCCCTGAATGCCGCGACGTCGTGACCCCGGAGTGA
- a CDS encoding lamin tail domain-containing protein: MSEDSKLKKICVYGFGILMLLGGLGGMFEGGLGLLGGPILIVTSLLLIPKTRPLITDAIDSAGGPDLSTVGRGAFIGLIIVGFVVGGALLPAADTQETEGVETPPSPSNSTDSPDSTSEPSSGDLDSTSDSSTDESTDSLGSSSDDSSGTSSGDSSDSPSEVSRDDSSGDTTSESPDDSTSDSSDQSTDSGQETSWTVTVLSVTDGDTMDVRMPDGSTDTIRLLGVDTPETSAGNTDPTEWEGIPDNADGREWLEQWGSEASEYAEERLAGEEIYIEVDEESDRRGTYDRLLVYAYQSESSSTSFNLRLIENGYARMYDSQFSQRSTHQSAESEAQNNNVGVWDYSGSSSPPSGDGGSQDGDIVVSTIHADANGNDHENLNDEYIELTNEGRSSVDMTGWTISDDADHTYHIPSGFTLDAGESVIIYSGSGSDTDTELYWGSGSAIWNNSGDTIIVTNADGETVINREY, encoded by the coding sequence ATGTCAGAGGATTCTAAACTTAAGAAAATCTGTGTCTATGGTTTTGGCATCCTCATGTTGCTGGGAGGTCTTGGCGGCATGTTCGAAGGAGGATTAGGGTTGCTTGGCGGGCCAATTCTTATCGTCACATCTCTACTTCTAATTCCCAAAACTCGCCCACTCATCACAGATGCTATTGATTCAGCTGGTGGCCCTGACCTGAGTACAGTAGGGCGCGGTGCATTCATCGGACTCATCATTGTCGGATTTGTCGTTGGCGGGGCACTACTTCCCGCAGCCGATACACAAGAAACGGAAGGTGTGGAAACACCACCATCACCATCTAATTCGACTGATTCTCCTGATTCTACATCTGAACCATCATCTGGCGATCTCGACTCTACATCAGACTCATCAACAGACGAATCAACGGATTCACTAGGTTCGTCATCGGACGATTCATCAGGCACATCATCAGGAGATAGCTCGGATTCACCTTCTGAGGTCTCCAGAGACGACTCTTCTGGTGATACCACGAGTGAGTCTCCTGACGACTCTACGTCCGATTCTTCTGATCAATCTACAGATAGCGGCCAGGAAACCTCATGGACGGTTACAGTTCTATCTGTAACAGATGGAGACACGATGGACGTTCGGATGCCTGATGGCAGCACAGACACAATCCGTCTGCTGGGCGTCGATACACCTGAGACTAGTGCTGGGAACACAGACCCAACAGAGTGGGAAGGTATCCCGGATAACGCGGACGGACGAGAGTGGTTAGAGCAATGGGGTAGTGAAGCCAGCGAGTATGCAGAAGAGCGTCTTGCTGGCGAAGAGATATACATCGAGGTGGATGAGGAGTCCGACCGACGTGGTACGTATGATCGCCTACTCGTGTATGCATACCAGTCTGAGTCTTCGTCAACGTCGTTCAATCTCAGACTCATCGAGAATGGATATGCACGGATGTATGATAGCCAGTTCTCACAGCGTTCAACCCACCAATCGGCAGAATCCGAGGCACAAAACAACAATGTAGGCGTCTGGGATTACTCCGGGTCCTCAAGTCCACCATCTGGCGACGGCGGCAGTCAAGACGGTGATATCGTAGTATCAACCATCCATGCTGATGCAAATGGCAACGACCACGAGAACCTAAATGATGAGTACATCGAACTTACGAACGAGGGACGCTCGTCTGTGGATATGACTGGCTGGACTATATCTGATGATGCGGACCACACGTACCACATCCCATCTGGGTTCACACTCGATGCAGGCGAATCTGTGATTATCTACAGCGGAAGTGGATCAGATACCGATACAGAGCTATATTGGGGCTCTGGGAGCGCAATATGGAACAATAGTGGAGATACCATTATCGTGACGAACGCTGACGGCGAGACTGTCATCAACCGGGAATACTAA
- a CDS encoding SOSS complex subunit B family protein has translation MSSKNSSSKVVTVDEQAFEHADDQAVDEGRFPVVDETPEFEATVEQETQAKVDANHPDGIADTSGDRIHGATLAQEERIRAREDELERISAQAELGQQDGRAWRTRKKVNEMRRDEQTDTRADPRAKLEQETLAEVNQFAQRLADDVNSSYTRAVIAKRIASRILEGAELFEAVMETKDEMLNEAGTIVPIGQLEDVDRGEVSVEGRIIELWEPACPSQQQVGLIEDDSGRTKLTNWKASRAPWIKEGERVRIHGAAKNWYEGRVSLAITGWTTIHFPERDRWWEA, from the coding sequence ATGTCTAGTAAGAACTCGAGTAGCAAGGTCGTTACGGTCGATGAACAGGCATTCGAACATGCGGACGATCAGGCGGTCGATGAAGGCCGCTTCCCGGTCGTCGACGAGACGCCGGAGTTCGAGGCGACGGTGGAGCAGGAGACGCAAGCAAAAGTAGATGCGAACCACCCAGACGGGATCGCAGACACCAGTGGAGATCGGATCCACGGCGCAACCCTGGCCCAAGAGGAGCGCATTCGGGCTCGAGAGGACGAACTCGAGCGAATCAGTGCCCAAGCCGAGCTCGGGCAGCAGGATGGTCGGGCGTGGCGCACCCGGAAGAAGGTCAACGAAATGCGTCGCGACGAGCAGACGGACACACGGGCCGATCCTCGAGCAAAACTCGAACAGGAGACGCTAGCAGAGGTCAATCAATTCGCGCAACGGTTGGCGGACGACGTCAACAGTAGCTACACACGAGCCGTCATCGCGAAGCGCATCGCCAGTCGGATCCTCGAGGGTGCAGAGCTGTTCGAGGCAGTCATGGAGACAAAAGACGAGATGCTGAACGAAGCCGGAACGATCGTTCCGATCGGGCAACTCGAGGATGTCGATCGTGGCGAGGTCAGCGTTGAAGGTCGCATCATCGAACTGTGGGAACCTGCCTGTCCCAGTCAGCAGCAGGTCGGGTTGATCGAAGACGATAGCGGGAGGACGAAGCTGACGAATTGGAAGGCCTCTCGGGCACCGTGGATCAAAGAAGGTGAGCGCGTGCGCATTCACGGGGCAGCGAAAAACTGGTACGAGGGACGCGTCTCACTGGCAATCACCGGGTGGACTACGATCCACTTCCCGGAGCGTGACCGCTGGTGGGAAGCGTAG
- a CDS encoding zinc-ribbon domain-containing protein, translated as MLFVAVNWLLDLVSRNEVVSECRHCGTTVDSDTETCPACGADAIVQYQIP; from the coding sequence ATGCTGTTTGTAGCTGTGAACTGGCTACTGGATCTGGTGAGCCGGAATGAAGTGGTGTCCGAGTGCCGGCACTGCGGTACCACCGTCGACAGCGATACCGAAACCTGTCCTGCATGCGGCGCAGACGCGATCGTCCAGTATCAGATTCCCTGA
- a CDS encoding PadR family transcriptional regulator, protein MFDLTKFQRDLLYVIAGQDEPHGLAIKDELEEYYEKEIHHGRLYPNLDTVVDKGLVEKGELDRRTNYYTITARGRRELKARREWEDQYVGELLSTAE, encoded by the coding sequence ATGTTCGATTTGACAAAATTCCAGCGGGACCTCTTGTACGTGATCGCCGGCCAGGACGAGCCACACGGACTCGCGATCAAAGACGAACTCGAAGAGTACTACGAGAAAGAAATTCATCACGGCCGGCTCTATCCAAATCTCGATACTGTCGTCGACAAAGGCCTCGTCGAGAAGGGAGAACTCGATCGACGGACAAACTACTACACCATCACTGCTCGTGGCCGGCGTGAACTCAAAGCCCGCCGAGAGTGGGAAGATCAGTACGTCGGCGAACTGCTCTCAACAGCGGAATAG